One region of Anaeromyxobacter paludicola genomic DNA includes:
- a CDS encoding acyl-CoA desaturase produces MTSQPLRPAAPDDRHLDRIHWGKSLPFFAVHAVALATPFLAPFAWKWAALAAASYALRMFGLTAGYHRYFSHRAYRTGRAFQFALGWLGATCTQKGPLWWAAHHRDHHRFSDTPDDIHSPVQRGFWWSHVGWVLATRYDATKLDRIRDMARYPELRWLDRWHVVPPVLYALALYLAGGWPALLWGYFVSTVFLWHGTFCINSLAHVFGRRRYATADDSRNGLLLALLTLGEGWHNNHHHYQSTANQGWFWWEVDVSYYALRGLALVGLVRDLRTPPSAVRDGDRLDRPAKAPRQAAPEPEARLAAGERLSA; encoded by the coding sequence ATGACGAGCCAGCCCCTCCGCCCCGCCGCCCCGGACGACCGCCACCTCGACCGCATCCACTGGGGCAAGTCGCTGCCCTTCTTCGCCGTCCACGCCGTGGCGCTCGCGACGCCGTTCCTCGCGCCCTTCGCGTGGAAGTGGGCCGCCCTCGCGGCCGCGAGCTACGCCCTGCGCATGTTCGGCCTCACCGCCGGCTACCACCGCTACTTCTCGCACCGAGCCTACCGCACCGGGCGCGCCTTCCAGTTCGCGCTGGGCTGGCTCGGCGCCACCTGCACGCAGAAGGGCCCGCTCTGGTGGGCGGCGCACCACCGCGACCACCACCGGTTCTCCGACACGCCCGACGACATCCACTCGCCGGTGCAGCGCGGCTTCTGGTGGAGCCACGTCGGCTGGGTGCTGGCGACGCGCTACGACGCGACGAAGCTCGACCGGATCCGGGACATGGCGCGCTACCCCGAGCTGCGCTGGCTCGACCGCTGGCACGTCGTCCCGCCCGTCCTCTACGCCCTCGCCCTCTACCTCGCGGGCGGCTGGCCGGCGCTGCTCTGGGGCTACTTCGTCTCGACGGTCTTCCTCTGGCACGGCACGTTCTGCATCAACTCGCTGGCGCACGTCTTCGGGCGGCGCCGCTACGCGACGGCCGACGACTCGCGGAACGGCCTCCTGCTCGCGCTCCTCACGCTCGGCGAGGGCTGGCACAACAACCACCACCACTACCAGTCCACCGCGAACCAGGGCTGGTTCTGGTGGGAGGTGGACGTCTCCTACTACGCCCTGCGCGGGCTCGCCCTCGTGGGCCTGGTCCGGGACCTCCGCACGCCGCCCTCCGCCGTGCGCGACGGCGACCGGCTCGACCGCCCGGCGAAGGCGCCGCGCCAAGCCGCCCCGGAGCCGGAGGCCCGGCTCGCGGCCGGCGAGCGGCTCTCGGCCTGA
- a CDS encoding competence/damage-inducible protein A: protein MDRETPTAALLVVGNEVLTAKVQDENGPYATRALRAAGVRLAVICTLPDHLDDIVEAVDRERRRRAWVFTSGGIGPTHDDVTVPAVARALGRPLRRDPALVDLLRAGHEKWTGSAEAPEPVLRMADVPEGTVLVGGGFPVLQVENVVMLPGVPQFFRAQLDRFLPALATAPFRLASLYLGLGEDRLAPFLDEVVRAHPEVEIGSYPRFDGADHRVKVTIESKDAARVASAREALLALLPPGAVIRSEGP from the coding sequence GTGGACCGGGAGACACCGACCGCGGCGCTCCTGGTGGTGGGCAACGAGGTGCTCACCGCCAAGGTGCAGGACGAGAACGGGCCCTACGCGACCCGCGCCCTGCGCGCGGCCGGCGTGCGGCTCGCCGTCATCTGCACCTTGCCGGATCACCTGGACGACATCGTCGAGGCGGTGGACCGGGAGCGGCGCCGCCGCGCCTGGGTCTTCACCTCCGGCGGGATCGGCCCCACCCACGACGACGTGACCGTCCCCGCGGTGGCGCGCGCGCTCGGCCGTCCGCTCCGGCGCGATCCCGCGCTCGTGGACCTCCTCCGGGCCGGGCACGAGAAGTGGACCGGCAGCGCCGAGGCGCCCGAGCCGGTCCTCCGCATGGCCGACGTGCCCGAGGGCACCGTGCTCGTGGGCGGCGGCTTCCCGGTCCTGCAGGTCGAGAACGTGGTGATGCTGCCGGGCGTGCCGCAGTTCTTCCGGGCGCAGCTCGACCGCTTCCTGCCGGCGCTCGCCACGGCGCCCTTCCGCCTCGCGAGCCTCTACCTCGGGCTCGGCGAGGACCGGCTCGCGCCCTTCCTCGACGAGGTGGTGCGGGCGCACCCCGAGGTGGAGATCGGCAGCTACCCGCGCTTCGACGGGGCCGACCACCGGGTCAAGGTCACGATCGAGTCGAAGGACGCGGCGCGGGTGGCGTCGGCCCGGGAGGCCCTGCTGGCGCTCCTGCCGCCGGGCGCGGTGATCCGGAGCGAGGGGCCGTGA
- the tmk gene encoding dTMP kinase, translated as MSRGRGKGAGRFLVLEGLDGSGTTTQAERLAQALRARGREVRVTAEPSRGPVGQQARLVLSGRLRGGGGEELDPSALALLFAADRLDHLQAEILPALARGADVVCDRYTLSSLAYQSITTGDMAWVAALNARARPPDLTLFLEVSPRTALARRYAASAEREIFEVPAFQRKVARAYRLALARVEASGERVAVVDGEGTPEAVTAALLESIDGLR; from the coding sequence GTGAGCCGGGGACGGGGGAAGGGGGCGGGGCGCTTCCTCGTCCTCGAGGGGCTCGACGGCTCCGGGACCACCACCCAGGCCGAGCGGCTCGCGCAGGCGCTGCGGGCCCGCGGCCGCGAGGTGCGGGTCACGGCCGAGCCCTCGCGCGGGCCGGTGGGCCAGCAGGCGCGGCTCGTGCTCTCGGGGCGGCTGCGGGGCGGCGGGGGCGAGGAGCTCGATCCGTCCGCCCTGGCGCTCCTCTTCGCCGCGGACCGGCTCGACCACCTCCAGGCCGAGATCCTGCCGGCCCTGGCGCGCGGCGCCGACGTGGTCTGCGACCGCTACACCCTGTCCAGCCTGGCGTACCAGTCGATCACCACGGGCGACATGGCCTGGGTGGCGGCGCTGAACGCCCGCGCCCGGCCCCCCGACCTGACGCTCTTCCTCGAGGTCTCGCCGCGCACCGCGCTGGCCCGCCGCTACGCCGCGTCGGCGGAGCGCGAGATCTTCGAGGTCCCCGCCTTCCAGCGGAAGGTGGCCCGCGCCTACCGGCTCGCCCTGGCCCGGGTGGAGGCGTCCGGGGAGCGGGTGGCGGTGGTGGACGGGGAGGGCACGCCCGAGGCGGTCACCGCCGCCCTCTTGGAGTCGATCGACGGCCTGCGGTAG
- the thrC gene encoding threonine synthase — MPTPTFSARFRCADGCDFHAPLTEVVYRCARCGGLLEVEHDLDALKQRPAEAWKALFEARFRGGAWPLGSGVWGKKEWVYPQLAEENVVSMYEGGSPLLRLDRYAAELGLDDVWLKECGVTHTGSFKDLGMTVLVSAVKEMRARGKAIRAVACASTGDTSAALAAYCAAAGIPSVVLLPRGKVSTAQLVQPIANGALVLELDTDFDGCMKVVQELSQTPDIYLANSMNSLRIEGQKTLSLELAQQLGWRSPDWIVIPGGNLGNASAVGKGFAMMKELGLVERLPRLVVAQAEHANPLYLAVTAAGRKPGPEVEVVPVQARKTLASAIQIGAPVSAKRALRALAALDGLVEQASEQELADAAARADRAGAFACPHTGVALAVLEKLAARGTIRRGERVVVISTAHGLKFSEFKVGYHEGTLEGVAPRLANRSVRVAPTLAGVEDAIAARFGRG, encoded by the coding sequence ATGCCCACCCCGACCTTCTCCGCCCGCTTCCGCTGCGCCGACGGCTGCGACTTCCACGCCCCCCTCACCGAGGTGGTCTACCGGTGCGCCCGCTGCGGCGGGCTGCTCGAGGTGGAGCACGACCTCGACGCCCTGAAGCAGCGCCCGGCCGAGGCCTGGAAGGCGCTCTTCGAGGCGCGGTTCCGCGGCGGCGCCTGGCCGCTCGGCTCCGGAGTCTGGGGCAAGAAGGAGTGGGTCTACCCGCAGCTCGCCGAGGAGAACGTGGTCTCGATGTACGAGGGGGGCAGCCCGCTGCTCCGGCTCGACCGCTACGCCGCGGAGCTCGGGCTCGACGACGTCTGGCTCAAGGAGTGCGGCGTCACCCACACCGGCTCGTTCAAGGACCTCGGGATGACGGTCCTCGTCTCGGCGGTGAAGGAGATGCGGGCCCGCGGGAAGGCGATCCGCGCCGTGGCCTGCGCCTCGACCGGCGACACCAGCGCCGCGCTCGCCGCCTACTGCGCCGCGGCCGGCATCCCGAGCGTGGTGCTCCTGCCGCGCGGCAAGGTCTCGACCGCGCAGCTCGTCCAGCCCATCGCCAACGGCGCGCTGGTGCTCGAGCTCGACACCGACTTCGACGGCTGCATGAAGGTGGTCCAGGAGCTCTCGCAGACCCCCGACATCTACCTCGCCAACTCGATGAACTCGCTCCGGATCGAGGGGCAGAAGACGCTCTCGCTCGAGCTCGCCCAGCAGCTCGGCTGGCGCTCCCCCGACTGGATCGTGATCCCCGGCGGCAACCTCGGGAACGCGAGCGCGGTGGGGAAGGGCTTCGCGATGATGAAGGAGCTCGGCCTCGTCGAGCGGCTGCCGCGGCTGGTGGTGGCGCAGGCCGAGCACGCCAACCCGCTCTACCTCGCCGTGACGGCGGCGGGCCGCAAGCCGGGCCCGGAGGTGGAGGTGGTGCCGGTGCAGGCCCGCAAGACCCTCGCCTCGGCCATCCAGATCGGCGCGCCGGTGTCGGCGAAGCGGGCGCTGCGGGCCCTCGCCGCGCTCGACGGGCTGGTCGAGCAGGCGAGCGAGCAGGAGCTCGCCGACGCCGCGGCCCGCGCCGACCGCGCCGGCGCCTTCGCCTGCCCCCACACCGGGGTGGCGCTGGCCGTGCTGGAGAAGCTGGCCGCCCGCGGGACGATCCGGAGGGGCGAGCGGGTGGTGGTCATCAGCACCGCGCACGGCCTCAAGTTCTCCGAGTTCAAGGTCGGCTACCACGAGGGGACGCTCGAGGGCGTGGCGCCGCGCCTCGCCAACCGCTCGGTCCGGGTCGCGCCGACCCTGGCCGGCGTCGAGGACGCGATTGCGGCTCGTTTCGGCCGCGGGTAG
- a CDS encoding protein-L-isoaspartate(D-aspartate) O-methyltransferase, translating to MGPHEIERLRAQGIADERVLDALARLDRGRFVPGARRSDVEEDRPLPIGHGQTISQPFIVGYMTQLLRLGGEERVLEIGTGSGFQTAVLALLAREVFSVEIVPELAARAAQVLLGELGLRNVRLRIGDGSRGWPEQAPFDRILVTAAPDELPEELAAQLAPGGVMVVPIGSQEADSQVLALVERSGPGELTVKSTIPVRFVPLTRGGTGPGAGLC from the coding sequence GTGGGGCCTCACGAGATCGAGCGGCTGCGCGCGCAGGGCATCGCCGACGAGCGCGTGCTCGACGCGCTGGCGCGGCTCGACCGCGGCCGCTTCGTCCCGGGCGCCCGCCGCTCCGACGTGGAGGAGGATCGGCCGCTGCCGATCGGCCACGGCCAGACCATCTCGCAGCCCTTCATCGTGGGCTACATGACCCAGCTCCTCCGGCTCGGCGGGGAGGAGCGCGTCCTCGAGATCGGCACCGGCTCCGGGTTCCAGACCGCGGTCCTCGCCCTGCTCGCCCGCGAGGTCTTCTCCGTCGAGATCGTGCCGGAGCTGGCGGCCCGGGCGGCGCAGGTGCTCCTCGGCGAGCTCGGGCTCCGCAACGTGCGGCTCCGGATCGGGGACGGCAGCCGGGGCTGGCCGGAGCAGGCGCCCTTCGACCGGATCCTGGTGACCGCGGCGCCGGACGAGCTGCCGGAGGAGCTCGCCGCCCAGCTCGCGCCCGGCGGCGTGATGGTCGTGCCGATCGGCAGCCAGGAGGCCGACTCCCAGGTGCTGGCGCTGGTCGAGCGCTCGGGGCCGGGCGAGCTCACCGTCAAGAGCACCATCCCGGTGCGGTTCGTGCCGCTCACCCGTGGGGGAACCGGTCCGGGGGCGGGGCTCTGCTAG
- the recG gene encoding ATP-dependent DNA helicase RecG, producing the protein MNERGEDLLQEGARESPGRQLEALVAPLRFAVRDDFAALPRLHGFGELVRGAVTRARSAGAPDTPELLALAREGDAFEARDLAARRQAVGRIAAHLAALVPVPGDLQELARKARIGLTAARAGPAPRSARPAASASPASPASPAAPIGPAAPASPAAPASPAAPVGPPPAPRREATRAPPAAAGAAAVPPSLGPPSAPAPILPDPRTAAERAERRHLLQTPLARVPRVHPAPRALLEERGYLTVEQALEFLPRAWQDRTRVDPIAALRPGAEGTASGQVTYVRTQRMRSGKPMLKVGVSDGAGKLELVFFNPPPWRARQFAAGESILATGKVTEGFGGARQMTQPEVEKLSAGDSANVGRVVPVYPGPADYQHPALRKLMKRLCDEYAGQAVDDLPAAVRSRRGLAGRAEALRAIHFPEPGADLAAAAARGSAPFRRLIFEELFFLQLALARKRQGVRQESGIAFAAGPDALARAVSRLPFTLTAAQARALGEIAADMGRPEPMNRLLQGDVGSGKTAVAFAAAMLAVGSGYQVALMAPTEILAAQHARTLSGWLEGSGVEVALVTSQARGKGQKAVRQAVAEGRARIAVGTHALLEEDVSFERLGLVVVDEQHRFGVLQRAGLIGKGRRPDVLVMTATPIPRTLALAFYGDLDQSKITELPPGRTPVETAVFGDSQRRKAYQVARGELDAGRQVYVVYPLVAESEKSDLADATSGAAEIAKLFAPHPVGLLHGKLKAEEKDAVMGRFRSGELRILVATTVIEVGVDVPNASVMIVEHAERFGLSQLHQLRGRVGRGAAKSHCLLIAHFKKAGDEARERLEAMAATQDGFEIARVDLKLRGPGELLGTRQSGQRFLEVADLYRDEAILDEAREEAFALVAGDPELARPEHAAAAEALAERWAQRLSLAQVG; encoded by the coding sequence GTGAACGAACGGGGGGAGGATCTCCTGCAGGAGGGGGCGCGGGAGTCGCCGGGGCGCCAGCTCGAGGCGCTCGTGGCGCCGCTCCGCTTCGCCGTGCGCGACGACTTCGCCGCGCTGCCCCGCCTGCACGGCTTCGGCGAGCTGGTCCGCGGGGCCGTGACCCGCGCCCGCTCCGCCGGCGCGCCCGACACGCCCGAGCTCCTGGCGCTCGCCCGCGAGGGGGACGCGTTCGAGGCGCGCGACCTCGCCGCCCGCCGGCAGGCGGTCGGGCGCATCGCCGCCCACCTCGCCGCGCTCGTGCCGGTCCCGGGCGACCTGCAGGAGCTGGCGCGGAAGGCCCGCATCGGGCTCACGGCCGCGCGCGCCGGCCCGGCCCCGCGGAGCGCGCGGCCGGCGGCATCCGCCAGCCCCGCCAGCCCCGCCAGCCCCGCCGCTCCCATCGGCCCCGCCGCTCCCGCCAGCCCCGCCGCTCCCGCCAGCCCCGCCGCTCCCGTCGGCCCCCCGCCGGCGCCGCGACGGGAGGCGACGCGCGCCCCGCCCGCCGCCGCGGGAGCCGCCGCCGTCCCGCCGTCCCTCGGGCCCCCGTCCGCCCCCGCGCCCATCCTCCCCGACCCGCGCACCGCCGCCGAGCGGGCCGAGCGGCGCCACCTGCTGCAGACGCCGCTCGCGCGCGTCCCCCGGGTCCACCCGGCGCCCCGCGCGCTGCTCGAGGAGCGGGGCTACCTCACCGTGGAGCAGGCGCTCGAGTTCCTCCCCCGCGCCTGGCAGGACCGGACGCGCGTCGATCCCATCGCCGCCCTGCGGCCCGGCGCGGAGGGGACCGCCTCGGGCCAGGTGACCTACGTCCGGACCCAGCGGATGCGCTCCGGCAAGCCGATGCTGAAGGTCGGCGTGAGCGACGGCGCCGGCAAGCTCGAGCTCGTCTTCTTCAACCCGCCCCCCTGGCGCGCCAGGCAGTTCGCCGCCGGCGAGTCGATCCTCGCCACCGGCAAGGTGACGGAGGGGTTCGGCGGGGCCCGGCAGATGACGCAGCCGGAGGTCGAGAAGCTCTCGGCGGGCGACTCCGCCAACGTGGGCCGGGTGGTGCCCGTCTACCCCGGCCCGGCCGACTACCAGCACCCGGCGCTGCGCAAGCTGATGAAGCGGCTCTGCGACGAGTACGCCGGGCAGGCGGTGGACGATCTCCCGGCTGCGGTGCGCAGCCGGCGCGGCCTCGCCGGCCGGGCCGAGGCGCTCCGCGCCATCCACTTCCCGGAGCCCGGCGCCGACCTCGCCGCCGCCGCGGCCCGCGGCAGCGCCCCCTTCCGCCGGCTCATCTTCGAGGAGCTCTTCTTCCTGCAGCTCGCCCTCGCCCGCAAGCGGCAGGGCGTGCGCCAGGAGAGCGGGATCGCCTTCGCCGCCGGGCCGGACGCGCTCGCGCGGGCGGTGTCCCGGCTGCCGTTCACGCTCACCGCCGCCCAGGCCCGGGCGCTCGGCGAGATCGCCGCCGACATGGGGCGCCCCGAGCCGATGAACCGGCTCCTCCAGGGCGACGTCGGCTCCGGGAAGACCGCGGTCGCCTTCGCGGCCGCGATGCTCGCCGTCGGCTCGGGCTACCAGGTGGCGCTCATGGCGCCGACCGAGATCCTGGCCGCCCAGCACGCGCGCACGCTCTCGGGCTGGCTCGAGGGCTCCGGGGTGGAGGTGGCGCTCGTCACCTCGCAGGCTCGCGGCAAGGGCCAGAAGGCGGTGCGGCAGGCGGTGGCGGAGGGGAGGGCGCGCATCGCCGTCGGCACCCACGCCCTGCTCGAGGAGGACGTCTCCTTCGAGCGGCTCGGCCTCGTGGTGGTGGACGAGCAGCACCGCTTCGGCGTGCTGCAGCGGGCCGGGCTCATCGGGAAGGGGCGGCGGCCGGACGTGCTCGTCATGACCGCCACGCCCATCCCCCGCACCCTCGCGCTCGCCTTCTACGGCGACCTCGACCAGTCGAAGATCACCGAGCTCCCGCCCGGCCGGACCCCGGTCGAGACGGCGGTGTTCGGCGACTCGCAGCGGCGCAAGGCCTACCAGGTCGCTCGCGGCGAGCTCGACGCCGGCCGGCAGGTGTACGTGGTCTACCCGCTGGTGGCCGAGTCGGAGAAGAGCGACCTCGCCGACGCGACCAGCGGCGCGGCGGAGATCGCGAAGCTCTTCGCGCCGCACCCGGTCGGCCTGCTGCACGGCAAGCTCAAGGCCGAGGAGAAGGACGCGGTGATGGGCCGGTTCCGCTCCGGCGAGCTGCGGATCCTGGTGGCCACCACCGTCATCGAGGTGGGCGTGGACGTCCCGAACGCCTCGGTGATGATCGTGGAGCACGCCGAGCGGTTCGGGCTCTCCCAGCTGCACCAGCTCCGCGGTCGGGTCGGGCGCGGGGCGGCGAAGAGCCACTGCCTCCTCATCGCCCACTTCAAGAAGGCCGGGGACGAGGCGCGCGAGCGGCTCGAGGCCATGGCCGCCACCCAGGACGGCTTCGAGATCGCCCGGGTCGATCTGAAGCTGCGCGGCCCCGGCGAGCTCCTCGGCACCCGCCAGTCGGGGCAGCGCTTCCTCGAGGTGGCGGACCTCTACCGGGACGAGGCCATCCTCGACGAGGCCCGGGAGGAGGCGTTCGCCCTGGTCGCCGGCGACCCGGAGCTCGCCCGCCCCGAGCACGCCGCCGCCGCGGAGGCGCTGGCGGAGCGCTGGGCCCAGCGGCTCTCGCTGGCGCAGGTGGGGTAG
- the greA gene encoding transcription elongation factor GreA, producing the protein MADARVPMTKAGLARLKDELKRLKYVERPKIVKEIAEARAHGDLSENAEYHAAKDKQSHVEGRILQVEDWIARAEVIDVSKLSGERVVFGATVTLDDSQSGDEVVYRIVGELEADLKQGKISVTSPIARGIIGRSEGDEVTIQAPGGARKYEIVSVEFIEEEYEAEPE; encoded by the coding sequence ATGGCTGACGCGCGCGTTCCCATGACCAAGGCCGGCCTCGCCCGGCTCAAGGACGAGCTGAAGCGGCTCAAGTACGTCGAGCGGCCCAAGATCGTGAAGGAGATCGCCGAGGCCCGCGCCCACGGCGACCTCTCCGAGAACGCCGAGTACCACGCGGCCAAGGACAAGCAGTCCCACGTGGAGGGGCGCATCCTCCAGGTCGAGGACTGGATCGCCCGCGCCGAGGTGATCGACGTGTCGAAGCTCTCGGGCGAGCGGGTGGTCTTCGGCGCCACCGTCACCCTCGACGACTCGCAGTCCGGCGACGAGGTGGTCTACCGGATCGTGGGCGAGCTCGAGGCCGACCTCAAGCAGGGGAAGATCAGCGTCACGAGCCCCATCGCCCGCGGCATCATCGGGCGGAGCGAGGGGGACGAGGTGACCATCCAGGCCCCCGGCGGCGCCCGCAAGTACGAGATCGTCTCGGTGGAGTTCATCGAGGAGGAGTACGAGGCGGAGCCGGAGTAG
- the carB gene encoding carbamoyl-phosphate synthase large subunit codes for MPRRTDIKKIMIVGSGPIVIGQACEFDYSGTQACKALQEEGYEVVLLNSNPATVMTDPGFADRTYVEPITPEYAEQILAREKPDALLPTLGGQTALNLAVALAKNGALERHGVQLIGASLEAIEKAEDRQLFKAAMARVDVEMPKSGYAASFEEAKEISERIGFPIIIRPSFTMGGEGGGVAYNREEFDELARRALMLSPTHTILVEESIIGWKEYELEVMRDRADNVVIICSIENFDPMGVHTGDSITVAPIQTLTDKEYQRLRDMSVRIIREIGVDTGGSNIQFGVHPTTGRVVVIEMNPRVSRSSALASKATGFPIAKIAAKLAVGYTLDEIRNDITRETPASFEPTIDYVVTKVPRFAFEKFKGADDTLTTAMKSVGEVMSIGRTFQESLQKSLRGLEIDRCGLESPLGKRPGDGWTQAELDRIREEMRVPRAGRIFWVGEGLRAGFTVDEVHAITHIDRWFLREMAGIVAHEALLAEGLPAGREAWRETKRMGFSDKRVAQLAGKTEREAREARHAAGVRPVFKRVDTCAAEFEAYTPYLYSTYEEECEAAPTDREKVMILGGGPNRIGQGIEFDYCCVHASFALRQAGFETIMVNCNPETVSTDYDTSDRLYFEPLTLEDVLEIVHVEKPFGLIVQYGGQTPLKLAVPLHELGVPILGTSPDAIDRAEDRERFAALIERLKLRQPENGVARSADEAFAVARRIGYPTMVRPSYVLGGRAMEVVYDDADLGAYLTEAVQASNERPVLVDRFLKDAAEVDVDVVSDGTDVVVGGVMEHIEEAGIHSGDSACALPPYSLPQHLVAEIERQSIALARELEVKGLMNVQFAIQGETVYVLEVNPRASRTVPFVGKATGVQLAKVAALCMVGKTLREQGLTESPRPKHTSVKEAVFPFARFRGVDTVLGPEMRSTGEVMGVASDFYSAFWKSQAAAGNALPLPGAGGKSRVFVSVKAADKPGIVELAKRLVALGFEVIATKGTAAFLAERGLEASVVLKVKEGRPNVVDRIKDGEVAFVINTTAGKSDIADSYPIRRETLMKGLPYFTTLTGARAAVGAMEAAKAGRAGVRSLQEYHGISPRRSS; via the coding sequence ATGCCTCGCCGCACAGACATCAAGAAGATCATGATCGTGGGCTCGGGTCCGATCGTCATCGGACAGGCCTGCGAGTTCGACTACTCCGGCACCCAGGCCTGCAAGGCGCTCCAGGAGGAGGGGTACGAGGTCGTGCTCCTCAACTCGAACCCGGCCACGGTGATGACCGACCCGGGCTTCGCCGACCGCACCTACGTCGAGCCCATCACGCCCGAGTACGCCGAGCAGATCCTGGCGCGCGAGAAGCCCGACGCGCTCCTGCCCACCCTGGGCGGCCAGACGGCGCTCAACCTCGCGGTGGCGCTCGCCAAGAACGGCGCGCTCGAGCGGCACGGGGTGCAGCTCATCGGCGCCTCGCTCGAGGCCATCGAGAAGGCCGAGGACCGGCAGCTGTTCAAGGCCGCCATGGCCCGCGTCGACGTGGAGATGCCGAAGAGCGGCTACGCGGCGAGCTTCGAGGAGGCGAAGGAGATCTCCGAGCGGATCGGCTTCCCCATCATCATCCGCCCCAGCTTCACCATGGGCGGGGAGGGCGGCGGCGTCGCCTACAACCGCGAGGAGTTCGACGAGCTCGCCCGGCGGGCCCTGATGCTCTCGCCGACGCACACCATCCTGGTCGAGGAGTCGATCATCGGCTGGAAGGAGTACGAGCTCGAGGTGATGCGCGACCGGGCGGACAACGTCGTCATCATCTGCAGCATCGAGAACTTCGACCCGATGGGCGTCCACACCGGCGACTCGATCACCGTCGCCCCCATCCAGACGCTCACCGACAAGGAGTACCAGCGCCTCCGCGACATGTCGGTCCGGATCATCCGCGAGATCGGCGTGGACACCGGCGGGTCGAACATCCAGTTCGGCGTGCACCCCACCACCGGCCGGGTGGTGGTCATCGAGATGAACCCGCGCGTGTCGCGCAGCTCGGCGCTGGCCTCCAAGGCGACCGGCTTCCCCATCGCCAAGATCGCCGCCAAGCTCGCGGTCGGCTACACGCTCGACGAGATCCGCAACGACATCACCCGCGAGACCCCGGCCTCCTTCGAGCCGACCATCGACTACGTGGTCACGAAGGTGCCGCGCTTCGCCTTCGAGAAGTTCAAGGGCGCCGACGACACCCTCACCACCGCCATGAAGTCGGTGGGCGAGGTGATGTCCATCGGCCGCACCTTCCAGGAGAGCCTCCAGAAGTCGCTCCGCGGCCTCGAGATCGACCGCTGCGGCCTCGAGTCGCCGCTCGGCAAGCGGCCCGGCGACGGCTGGACGCAGGCCGAGCTCGACCGGATCCGCGAGGAGATGCGGGTCCCGCGCGCCGGCCGGATCTTCTGGGTCGGCGAGGGGCTCCGCGCCGGCTTCACCGTGGACGAGGTCCACGCCATCACCCACATCGACCGCTGGTTCCTCCGGGAGATGGCGGGGATCGTGGCCCACGAGGCGCTCCTCGCCGAGGGGCTCCCCGCCGGGCGCGAGGCCTGGCGCGAGACGAAGCGCATGGGCTTCTCCGACAAGCGCGTCGCGCAGCTCGCCGGGAAGACCGAGCGCGAGGCCCGCGAGGCCCGCCACGCCGCCGGGGTGCGCCCGGTGTTCAAGCGCGTGGACACCTGCGCCGCCGAGTTCGAGGCCTACACCCCGTACCTCTACTCGACCTACGAGGAGGAGTGCGAGGCCGCCCCCACCGACCGCGAGAAGGTGATGATCCTGGGCGGCGGGCCGAACCGCATCGGCCAGGGCATCGAGTTCGACTACTGCTGCGTGCACGCCAGCTTCGCGCTCCGGCAGGCCGGGTTCGAGACCATCATGGTCAACTGCAACCCGGAGACGGTCTCCACCGACTACGACACCAGCGACCGGCTCTACTTCGAGCCGCTCACGCTGGAGGACGTGCTCGAGATCGTGCACGTGGAGAAGCCGTTCGGCCTCATCGTCCAGTACGGCGGCCAGACCCCGCTCAAGCTGGCGGTGCCGCTCCACGAGCTCGGGGTGCCCATCCTCGGCACGAGCCCCGACGCCATCGACCGGGCGGAGGACCGCGAGCGCTTCGCCGCCCTCATCGAGCGGCTCAAGCTCCGCCAGCCCGAGAACGGCGTGGCCCGTAGCGCCGACGAGGCGTTCGCGGTGGCCCGGCGCATCGGCTACCCGACCATGGTGCGCCCCTCGTACGTCCTCGGCGGCCGGGCCATGGAGGTGGTCTACGACGACGCCGACCTCGGCGCCTACCTCACCGAGGCGGTGCAGGCCTCCAACGAGCGCCCGGTCCTGGTTGACCGCTTCCTCAAGGACGCGGCCGAGGTGGACGTGGACGTGGTCTCGGACGGGACCGACGTGGTGGTGGGCGGCGTCATGGAGCACATCGAGGAGGCCGGGATCCACTCCGGCGACTCGGCCTGCGCCCTGCCGCCCTACAGCCTGCCGCAGCACCTCGTCGCCGAGATCGAGCGGCAGTCGATCGCCCTCGCCCGCGAGCTCGAGGTGAAGGGGCTCATGAACGTGCAGTTCGCCATCCAGGGCGAGACGGTCTACGTGCTCGAGGTGAACCCGCGCGCCAGCCGCACGGTGCCGTTCGTCGGCAAGGCCACCGGGGTGCAGCTCGCCAAGGTGGCGGCCCTCTGCATGGTCGGGAAGACCCTGCGCGAGCAGGGGCTCACCGAGAGCCCCCGCCCGAAGCACACCTCGGTCAAGGAGGCGGTCTTCCCGTTCGCCCGCTTCCGCGGCGTGGACACCGTCCTCGGCCCCGAGATGCGCTCCACCGGCGAGGTGATGGGCGTGGCGAGCGATTTCTACAGCGCCTTCTGGAAGTCGCAGGCGGCGGCGGGCAACGCCCTGCCGCTCCCCGGCGCCGGCGGCAAGTCGCGGGTGTTCGTCTCGGTGAAGGCCGCCGACAAGCCCGGCATCGTGGAGCTCGCGAAGCGGCTCGTCGCGCTCGGCTTCGAGGTCATCGCCACCAAGGGCACGGCCGCCTTCCTGGCGGAGCGCGGGCTCGAGGCGAGCGTGGTCCTCAAGGTGAAGGAGGGGCGCCCCAACGTGGTGGACCGGATCAAGGACGGCGAGGTGGCGTTCGTGATCAACACCACCGCCGGCAAGAGCGACATCGCCGACAGCTACCCCATCCGCCGCGAGACGCTGATGAAGGGGCTGCCGTACTTCACCACGCTCACCGGGGCCCGCGCCGCGGTGGGCGCGATGGAGGCGGCCAAGGCCGGTCGCGCCGGCGTCCGCTCGCTGCAGGAGTACCACGGCATCTCCCCGCGCCGTTCGAGTTGA